The Daucus carota subsp. sativus chromosome 7, DH1 v3.0, whole genome shotgun sequence genome window below encodes:
- the LOC135147608 gene encoding LOW QUALITY PROTEIN: uncharacterized protein LOC135147608 (The sequence of the model RefSeq protein was modified relative to this genomic sequence to represent the inferred CDS: deleted 1 base in 1 codon) — protein sequence MRPGRMWNGSSRSADRLGVWTCADWCGGQSPGCRYTCGDAVASIVVGSTRLLACLGICVLLAQACGFPNRPVLKHGPRSLTCVRVNG from the exons ATGCGCCCCGGTCGGATGTGGAACGGT TCAAGCCGGTCTGCCGATCGACTCGGGGTGTGGACCTGTGCGGATTGGTGCGGCGGCCAAAGCCCGGGTTGTAGATACACCTGTGGAGACGCCGTCGCGTCAATTGTGGTTGGCAGCACGCGCCTCTTGGCGTGCCTCGGCATCTGCGTGCTCCTGGCACAGGCTTGCGGGTTCCCCAATCGGCCCGTCTTGAAACACGGACCAAGGAGTCTGACATGTGTGCGAGTCAACGGGTGA